A single region of the Nocardioides ochotonae genome encodes:
- a CDS encoding sensor histidine kinase: MPTTVLLLLVTAALLRVADLESRALALAAGALAVTVQLAALGPWWARWPPAARYALPLGHIVAVGLLDLGAGLELGLVDVLVLLPLLSLSLRPGSAGISVGLGASAVVLFMPVLLVPGRPYVWLQGGIAVLVVAYLAWVVHAIVEDERRQGQQLEQARTELAVQARELRASRDVLNSIVQAATEQAIVGMDRHGVVLTANSGAERILDRDAEELVGTSFTDLVDPAVLAQRVARDASSPLAVVLGAAASGGTGVSEWPVVLPDGSSRPLEIVVTPRPAIEPLPAGFVLVGTDVSARHEEQRLQDEFIGLVSHELRTPLSSILSYLELLRLDRAPLSEDQRGYLEVVERNAVRLRQLVDDLLLSAQLVHGLSWAPEELDVVEVVHAAVATQQPAARAAEVELRIAGDGEVPLVSDAQRLGQVVDNLLSNAVKHSPPGASVVVTIERVPGPDGGRAAAVRVRDEGPGIAADELARLTERFYRTRDTRRRRVRGVGLGLSLVKTIVDEHGGTLTIDSTPGAGTEVRVVVPDLPQAGD, from the coding sequence GTGCCGACCACCGTCCTGCTGCTGCTGGTGACGGCCGCACTGCTGCGGGTCGCCGACCTCGAGAGCCGGGCGCTGGCGCTGGCGGCCGGCGCGCTGGCCGTCACGGTGCAGCTGGCGGCGCTGGGTCCGTGGTGGGCGAGGTGGCCGCCGGCGGCGCGCTACGCGCTGCCGTTGGGGCACATCGTGGCGGTCGGGCTGCTCGACCTGGGCGCGGGGCTCGAGCTGGGCCTGGTGGACGTGCTGGTCCTGCTCCCGTTGCTCAGCCTCTCGCTCCGCCCCGGGTCCGCTGGGATCTCGGTGGGCCTCGGGGCCTCCGCCGTGGTGCTGTTCATGCCCGTCCTGCTGGTGCCCGGGCGTCCCTACGTCTGGCTCCAGGGCGGCATCGCGGTGCTCGTGGTGGCCTACCTGGCCTGGGTGGTGCACGCGATCGTCGAGGACGAGCGGCGCCAGGGCCAGCAGCTGGAGCAGGCCCGCACCGAGCTCGCCGTGCAGGCGCGGGAGCTGCGTGCCTCGCGCGACGTCCTGAACAGCATCGTGCAGGCCGCGACCGAGCAGGCGATCGTCGGCATGGACCGCCACGGTGTCGTGCTCACCGCGAACAGCGGGGCGGAGCGCATCCTCGACCGTGACGCCGAGGAGCTGGTGGGCACGTCGTTCACCGACCTCGTCGATCCCGCGGTGCTGGCGCAGCGTGTCGCGCGGGACGCCTCGAGCCCGCTGGCGGTGGTGCTGGGCGCCGCCGCGTCCGGCGGCACAGGCGTCTCGGAGTGGCCGGTGGTGCTGCCCGACGGCTCCTCGCGCCCGCTCGAGATCGTCGTGACACCGCGGCCCGCCATCGAGCCGCTCCCGGCGGGCTTCGTCCTGGTCGGGACCGACGTCTCCGCGCGCCACGAGGAGCAGCGCCTCCAAGACGAGTTCATCGGCCTGGTGTCCCACGAGCTGCGCACGCCGCTGTCGTCGATCCTGAGCTACCTGGAGCTGCTCCGCCTGGACCGGGCGCCGTTGAGCGAGGACCAGCGCGGCTACCTGGAGGTCGTCGAGCGCAACGCCGTCCGGCTGCGCCAGCTGGTGGACGACCTGCTCCTCAGCGCCCAGCTCGTCCACGGCCTGTCCTGGGCGCCGGAGGAGCTGGACGTGGTCGAGGTGGTCCACGCGGCGGTGGCCACCCAGCAACCTGCCGCGCGCGCGGCGGAGGTGGAGCTGAGGATCGCCGGCGACGGCGAGGTGCCGCTCGTCTCGGACGCCCAGCGCCTCGGCCAGGTGGTCGACAACCTGCTGAGCAACGCCGTCAAGCACAGCCCGCCGGGGGCCAGCGTGGTGGTCACCATCGAGCGCGTGCCTGGTCCCGACGGTGGCCGGGCCGCCGCGGTCCGGGTGCGCGACGAGGGCCCCGGCATCGCCGCGGACGAGCTGGCCCGGCTGACCGAGCGGTTCTACCGCACCCGTGACACCCGCCGGCGCAGGGTGCGCGGTGTCGGCCTCGGGCTGTCGCTGGTCAAGACGATCGTGGACGAGCACGGCGGGACGCTCACGATCGACAGCACTCCGGGAGCCGGCACGGAGGTGCGGGTGGTGGTGCCGGACCTGCCGCAGGCCGGGGACTAG
- a CDS encoding PIG-L family deacetylase: protein MAADDGYRALVLENDPDAARFLRIVLEQHAGMRVEVVTTAEEALAALGRTTFDLLVSDIQLPGRSGLQILPEVRRLHPAIAIMIVTAYPTYDHAVEALRESADDFLSKPVAAADLRRRATDLAARARARRSERRERVLAVGAHPDDIELGVGATLAAHAASGDELTLLTLSGGSVGGAPSTRHSEALAAAATVGARLVHLDFPDTHLVPAEGLISAIEEVVADVVPDRIYTHGVHDRHQDHRAVHEAVEVAARQVPSVWCFQSPSSTVDFAPNRFVDIDGFMDTKLKMLAAFVSQAHREYIQPDVVRTAARYWARFSPAREVEPLETVRASETVGRGSALRASAAVDGQGIGREHGSST from the coding sequence ATGGCAGCAGACGACGGATACCGCGCTCTCGTGCTGGAGAACGACCCCGACGCGGCCAGGTTCCTGCGCATCGTGCTGGAGCAGCACGCCGGCATGCGGGTCGAGGTCGTCACCACCGCCGAGGAGGCGCTCGCGGCGCTCGGGCGGACCACCTTCGACCTGCTGGTCAGCGACATCCAGCTGCCCGGTCGCTCGGGGCTGCAGATCCTCCCCGAGGTGCGCCGGCTCCATCCCGCCATCGCGATCATGATCGTGACGGCGTACCCGACGTACGACCACGCGGTCGAGGCCCTGCGCGAGTCCGCCGACGACTTCTTGTCCAAGCCGGTCGCCGCCGCGGATCTCCGCCGGCGCGCCACCGACCTCGCCGCCCGGGCGCGCGCGCGGCGCTCCGAGCGGCGCGAGCGGGTGCTGGCGGTCGGGGCGCACCCCGACGACATCGAGCTCGGCGTCGGCGCGACCCTGGCCGCGCACGCGGCGTCCGGCGACGAGCTGACTCTGTTGACGCTCTCCGGCGGCTCGGTGGGCGGCGCCCCGTCGACACGCCACTCCGAGGCCCTGGCGGCGGCGGCCACCGTGGGCGCGCGGCTGGTGCACCTGGACTTCCCCGACACCCACCTGGTCCCGGCGGAGGGCCTCATCAGCGCGATCGAGGAGGTCGTGGCCGACGTGGTGCCGGACCGCATCTACACCCACGGCGTCCACGACCGGCACCAGGACCACCGGGCGGTGCACGAGGCGGTCGAGGTCGCGGCGCGCCAGGTGCCGAGCGTGTGGTGCTTCCAGAGCCCGTCCTCCACCGTTGACTTCGCCCCGAACCGGTTCGTGGACATCGACGGCTTCATGGACACCAAGCTGAAGATGCTCGCGGCCTTCGTCTCCCAGGCCCACCGGGAGTACATCCAGCCCGACGTCGTGCGGACAGCGGCTCGCTACTGGGCGCGGTTCAGCCCCGCGCGCGAGGTGGAACCGCTGGAGACGGTGCGGGCGAGCGAGACGGTCGGGCGGGGATCGGCGCTCCGGGCGAGTGCCGCCGTGGATGGCCAGGGGATCGGGCGTGAGCACGGGAGCAGCACCTGA
- a CDS encoding SH3 domain-containing protein, producing the protein MAHRHKRETNARRKPRATVIAAPLAVLATASAVALGVTLGDPEPAEVLSASSTSASAAVDSTPSVSAAPRKAAATPAPAPATERRPVLSRSASRFELRELTPAEKMMDPAAVRAAIDQADTRLWATEDLNLWTLPGDQAKQVGTLEAGDKVLVTGRELYGRDEVVIDGASRWVTSGYLSDEEPVAELGGVCTNGTSVGGGVSPNIVKVHAAVCAAFPQITTYGTLRSDGEHGQGLAVDIMVSGDLGWEVAEFIRENRAELGVSYLIYAQQIWSVERSGEGWRGMEDRGSVTANHYDHVHVTTY; encoded by the coding sequence GTGGCACATCGCCACAAGCGGGAAACCAATGCCCGCCGCAAGCCCCGTGCCACCGTGATCGCCGCCCCCCTGGCCGTCCTGGCAACCGCATCAGCCGTCGCCCTGGGGGTCACCCTGGGCGACCCCGAGCCCGCCGAGGTGCTGAGCGCCTCGAGCACCAGCGCGAGCGCCGCCGTGGACTCGACGCCCTCCGTTTCCGCCGCGCCCCGCAAGGCCGCGGCCACCCCCGCTCCTGCCCCGGCCACCGAGCGCCGTCCGGTGCTCTCCCGCAGCGCCTCGCGCTTCGAGCTGCGCGAGCTGACCCCGGCCGAGAAGATGATGGACCCGGCCGCCGTCCGCGCTGCGATCGACCAGGCCGACACCCGGCTCTGGGCGACCGAGGACCTCAACCTGTGGACGCTCCCGGGCGACCAGGCCAAGCAGGTCGGCACCCTCGAGGCCGGCGACAAGGTGCTGGTCACCGGTCGTGAGCTCTACGGCCGCGACGAGGTCGTCATCGACGGCGCGTCGCGCTGGGTCACCTCCGGCTACCTCAGCGACGAGGAGCCGGTCGCCGAGCTCGGCGGCGTGTGCACCAACGGCACGTCCGTGGGCGGTGGCGTGAGCCCGAACATCGTCAAGGTGCACGCCGCCGTGTGCGCCGCCTTCCCGCAGATCACCACCTACGGCACGCTGCGCAGCGACGGTGAGCACGGGCAGGGCCTGGCCGTCGACATCATGGTCAGCGGCGACCTCGGCTGGGAGGTCGCGGAGTTCATCCGCGAGAACCGCGCCGAGCTCGGCGTGAGCTACCTGATCTACGCCCAGCAGATCTGGTCGGTCGAGCGCTCCGGCGAGGGCTGGCGGGGCATGGAGGACCGCGGCTCGGTCACCGCGAACCACTACGACCACGTGCACGTCACGACCTACTGA
- the dusB gene encoding tRNA dihydrouridine synthase DusB: MTTTTAAPRTPALAAFPGLALGSLQVATPVVLAPMAGVTNAAFRRLCAEQGAGLYVCEMITSRGLVEGDQHTRDMLVFDELETTRSVQLYGTDPATVGRAAQILCEEYGVAHIDLNFGCPVPKVTRKGGGGALPWKRGLLARILEQAVAAATPYDVPVTMKTRKGIDADHLTYLDAGRIAQESGCAAIALHGRTVEQAYSGVADWDAIGELVEHVDIPVLGNGDIWEAADALRMMSHTGAAGVVVGRGCLGRPWLFRDLAAAFAGEEVATLPSLGEVCAMMRRHAELLAQHMGEERGCKEFRKHVSWYLKGFRAGGELRRNLGLVDTLAALDRLLDELDPTEEFPASELGAPRGRQGSARKRVALPEGWLDDSDGAGCAVVDDLDAGSGG; the protein is encoded by the coding sequence GTGACCACGACGACCGCCGCTCCCCGCACGCCCGCGCTCGCGGCCTTCCCCGGCCTGGCGCTCGGGTCCCTGCAGGTCGCGACGCCGGTGGTCCTGGCCCCGATGGCCGGCGTGACCAACGCGGCGTTCCGGCGCCTGTGCGCCGAGCAGGGCGCCGGGCTCTACGTCTGCGAGATGATCACCTCCCGCGGCCTGGTCGAGGGCGACCAGCACACCCGCGACATGCTCGTGTTCGACGAGCTGGAGACGACCCGCTCGGTGCAGCTCTACGGCACCGACCCGGCCACCGTCGGGCGGGCCGCGCAGATCCTGTGCGAGGAGTACGGCGTCGCCCACATCGACCTCAACTTCGGCTGCCCGGTCCCCAAGGTGACCCGCAAGGGTGGCGGCGGGGCGCTGCCGTGGAAGCGCGGGCTGCTGGCCCGCATCCTCGAGCAGGCGGTCGCCGCGGCCACGCCGTACGACGTGCCGGTGACGATGAAGACCCGCAAGGGCATCGACGCCGACCACCTGACCTACCTCGACGCGGGACGCATCGCCCAGGAGTCGGGGTGCGCCGCGATCGCGCTGCACGGGCGGACTGTCGAGCAGGCCTACTCCGGCGTCGCCGACTGGGACGCCATCGGCGAGCTCGTCGAGCACGTCGACATCCCGGTCCTGGGCAACGGCGACATCTGGGAGGCGGCGGATGCGCTGCGGATGATGTCCCACACCGGTGCCGCCGGCGTCGTGGTCGGGCGCGGCTGCCTCGGCCGGCCGTGGCTGTTCCGCGACCTCGCGGCGGCGTTCGCCGGCGAGGAGGTCGCGACCCTCCCGTCGCTCGGCGAGGTCTGCGCGATGATGCGCCGCCACGCCGAGCTGCTCGCCCAGCACATGGGGGAGGAGCGCGGCTGCAAGGAGTTCCGCAAGCACGTCTCGTGGTACCTCAAGGGCTTCCGCGCCGGCGGCGAGCTGCGCCGCAACCTGGGCCTCGTGGACACCCTGGCGGCGCTGGACCGGCTGCTCGACGAGCTCGACCCGACCGAGGAGTTCCCGGCGTCCGAGCTCGGTGCGCCTCGTGGCCGGCAGGGCTCCGCACGCAAGCGGGTCGCCCTCCCGGAGGGCTGGCTGGACGACTCCGACGGGGCCGGCTGCGCCGTCGTGGACGACCTGGACGCGGGCTCCGGGGGCTGA
- a CDS encoding type 1 glutamine amidotransferase family protein — translation MHTGLGRLRRVLATATSSVAALALGAALLAGCSSDDGGDSGSGDQGSSGAASPNGTDSPSSGAEPGAEPSETAEPYLPVPDGVELTPPGTTLELGETAVVAWEPRQKTVGVLEITVKRLERTSFEKSFEGWKLEPQVRRTTPYFVRAKLTNVGDTDLGGVEVPLYIVDGKNALVRYSRFASTFKPCNSSDLPKKFAPGRERDVCLVYLAPDRGRLTAVSFRPTEEFDPITWTGEVRRLDKPAKGGKKND, via the coding sequence GTGCACACCGGTCTGGGCCGCCTGCGGCGGGTGCTGGCGACCGCGACCTCCTCGGTCGCGGCGCTGGCGCTCGGCGCGGCCCTGCTCGCGGGGTGCTCGTCGGATGACGGCGGCGACAGCGGGTCCGGCGACCAGGGCTCCTCGGGGGCGGCGAGCCCGAACGGCACGGACTCTCCCTCGTCGGGTGCGGAGCCGGGCGCCGAGCCGAGCGAGACGGCCGAGCCCTACCTGCCGGTGCCCGACGGGGTCGAGCTGACCCCGCCCGGCACCACGCTGGAGCTCGGGGAGACCGCCGTGGTGGCCTGGGAGCCCCGGCAGAAGACCGTCGGCGTCCTCGAGATCACCGTGAAGCGGCTGGAGCGCACCAGCTTCGAGAAGTCCTTCGAGGGCTGGAAGCTCGAGCCGCAGGTGCGCCGCACCACGCCGTACTTCGTGCGCGCCAAGCTGACCAACGTGGGCGACACCGACCTGGGCGGTGTGGAGGTGCCCCTCTACATCGTGGACGGCAAGAACGCCTTGGTGCGGTACTCGCGCTTCGCGAGCACCTTCAAGCCGTGCAACAGCAGCGACCTGCCGAAGAAGTTCGCTCCCGGTCGGGAGCGCGACGTCTGCCTGGTCTACCTGGCACCCGATCGCGGCCGGCTCACCGCGGTGAGCTTCCGCCCGACCGAGGAGTTCGACCCGATCACCTGGACCGGGGAGGTCCGCCGGCTCGACAAGCCGGCGAAGGGCGGGAAGAAGAACGACTGA
- a CDS encoding glycine--tRNA ligase: protein MAKPPASAVDHVVSLAKRRGFVYPCGEIYGGTRSAWDYGPLGVELKENIKRQWWKSMVTSRDDVVGLDSSIILPRETWVASGHVDTFNDPLTECQSCHKRFRADHLQEAYAEKKGIANPDDVDLKDVACANCGTRGAWTEPREFSGMLKTHLGVLEDGSGLHYLRPETAQGIFLNFANVVTSSRMKPPFGIAQTGKSFRNEITPGNFIFRTREFEQMEMEFFVKPGEDEEWHQYWINERLNWYVGLGVDRDNLRLFEHPKEKLSHYSKGTVDIEYRFRFAGSEWGELEGIANRTDFDLSTHAKHSGQDLSYYDQANNERYTPYVIEPAAGLSRSLMTFLVDAYTEDEAPNTKGGVDKRTVLRLDPRLAPVKVAVLPLSRNADLSPKAKDLAAELRRNWNVDFDDSGAIGRRYRRQDEIGTPFCVTVDFDTLEDNAVTVRSRDTMEQERISLDGISRYFAERLLGC, encoded by the coding sequence GTGGCCAAGCCGCCCGCATCCGCCGTCGACCACGTCGTCTCTCTCGCCAAGCGCCGGGGGTTCGTCTACCCGTGTGGCGAGATCTACGGCGGCACCCGCTCCGCCTGGGACTACGGCCCGCTGGGCGTGGAGCTGAAGGAGAACATCAAGCGCCAGTGGTGGAAGTCGATGGTCACCTCGCGTGACGACGTCGTCGGCCTCGACTCCTCGATCATCCTGCCGCGCGAGACCTGGGTCGCCAGCGGCCACGTCGACACCTTCAACGACCCGCTGACCGAGTGCCAGTCGTGCCACAAGCGCTTCCGCGCCGACCACCTCCAAGAGGCCTACGCGGAGAAGAAGGGCATCGCGAACCCCGACGACGTCGACCTCAAGGACGTCGCCTGCGCCAACTGCGGCACCCGCGGCGCCTGGACCGAGCCCCGCGAGTTCTCCGGCATGCTCAAGACCCACCTCGGCGTGCTCGAGGACGGCTCCGGGCTGCACTACCTGCGCCCCGAGACCGCCCAGGGCATCTTCCTCAACTTCGCCAACGTGGTGACCTCCAGCCGCATGAAGCCGCCGTTCGGCATCGCTCAGACCGGCAAGAGCTTCCGCAACGAGATCACGCCGGGCAACTTCATCTTCCGCACCCGTGAGTTCGAGCAGATGGAGATGGAGTTCTTCGTCAAGCCCGGCGAGGACGAGGAGTGGCACCAGTACTGGATCAACGAGCGCCTGAACTGGTACGTCGGCCTCGGTGTCGACCGCGACAACCTGCGCCTGTTCGAGCACCCGAAGGAGAAGCTCTCCCACTACTCCAAGGGCACCGTCGACATCGAGTACCGCTTCCGCTTCGCGGGCTCGGAGTGGGGCGAGCTCGAGGGCATCGCCAACCGCACCGACTTCGACCTGTCGACGCACGCCAAGCACTCCGGCCAGGACCTCAGCTACTACGACCAGGCCAACAACGAGCGCTACACGCCGTACGTCATCGAGCCGGCAGCCGGCCTCTCGCGCAGCCTGATGACGTTCCTGGTCGACGCCTACACCGAGGACGAGGCGCCCAACACCAAGGGCGGCGTCGACAAGCGCACGGTGCTGCGCCTCGACCCGCGCCTGGCGCCGGTCAAGGTCGCGGTGCTGCCGCTGAGCCGCAACGCCGACCTGTCCCCGAAGGCCAAGGACCTGGCCGCCGAGCTGCGCCGCAACTGGAACGTCGACTTCGACGACTCCGGCGCCATCGGTCGCCGCTACCGCCGCCAGGACGAGATCGGTACGCCGTTCTGCGTGACCGTGGACTTCGACACCCTCGAGGACAACGCGGTCACGGTGCGCTCGCGCGACACCATGGAGCAGGAGCGCATCAGCCTCGACGGGATCAGCCGCTACTTCGCCGAGCGACTGCTCGGCTGCTGA
- a CDS encoding antibiotic biosynthesis monooxygenase family protein has translation MLVVNRFRIAPSEQDTFRVSLEDARAALAERPGFVSGAVGRNVDDPDLWVLVTTWDGPGAYRRALSSYDVKLRAVPVLSRALDEPGGYESVEPGAALNEARSRSLG, from the coding sequence GTGCTGGTCGTCAACCGTTTCCGGATCGCGCCGTCGGAGCAGGACACGTTCCGCGTGTCGCTCGAGGACGCGCGCGCGGCGCTCGCCGAGCGACCGGGCTTCGTGTCCGGCGCGGTGGGCCGCAACGTGGACGATCCCGACCTCTGGGTGCTGGTGACGACCTGGGACGGGCCCGGCGCCTACCGCCGCGCGCTCTCGTCGTACGACGTGAAGCTGCGGGCGGTCCCGGTGCTCAGCCGCGCCCTGGACGAGCCTGGCGGCTACGAGAGCGTCGAGCCCGGGGCCGCGCTCAACGAGGCGCGCTCCCGCTCGCTAGGCTGA
- a CDS encoding metal ABC transporter substrate-binding protein, whose amino-acid sequence MHSPSHRLRTPALAALALATTLALGGCSALSNEAGGGSDGDKVSVAAGFYPLQYVAERVGGDRVDVEPVSSPNADPHNAELTVRETASLTAADLVVLLGGFQPAVDDATEQNAGGEVLDAASAVDLLPVEGDHEHEHDGHDHGGDEHGEDDPHFWQDPLRMADLGDAVADSLSEIDPDHADEYADNAAQLRADLEELDEEFRTGLATCERDTVVVSHDAFGYLEDRYGLHFDPVAGLSPDAEPTPSDLQDLQELIREEGVTTVFSERLASRQFTAPLAADLGLETAVLDPLEGLSDETADEDYLSLMRANLAALQEANACR is encoded by the coding sequence ATGCATTCGCCGTCCCACCGTCTCCGCACTCCCGCCCTCGCCGCGCTGGCCCTCGCCACGACGCTGGCCCTCGGCGGGTGCAGCGCGCTCAGCAACGAGGCGGGCGGCGGCAGCGACGGAGACAAGGTCAGCGTCGCCGCCGGCTTCTACCCCCTGCAGTACGTCGCGGAGCGCGTCGGCGGCGACCGCGTCGACGTCGAGCCGGTGTCCTCCCCCAACGCCGACCCGCACAACGCCGAGCTCACCGTGCGCGAGACCGCCTCGCTGACCGCGGCCGACCTCGTCGTGCTCCTCGGCGGGTTCCAGCCGGCCGTGGACGACGCCACCGAGCAGAACGCCGGCGGCGAGGTCCTCGACGCCGCCTCGGCGGTCGACCTGCTCCCGGTCGAGGGCGACCACGAGCACGAGCACGACGGGCACGACCACGGGGGCGACGAGCACGGCGAGGACGACCCGCACTTCTGGCAGGATCCGCTGCGGATGGCCGACCTTGGCGACGCGGTCGCGGACTCCCTGAGCGAGATCGACCCCGACCACGCCGACGAGTACGCCGACAACGCCGCGCAGCTGCGTGCCGACCTCGAGGAGCTCGACGAGGAGTTCCGCACCGGCCTGGCGACGTGCGAGCGCGACACCGTCGTGGTCTCCCACGACGCCTTCGGCTACCTCGAGGACCGCTACGGCCTGCACTTCGACCCGGTGGCCGGCCTCTCCCCCGACGCCGAGCCGACCCCCTCGGACCTCCAGGACCTCCAAGAGCTGATCCGCGAGGAGGGCGTCACCACCGTCTTCTCCGAGCGGCTCGCCTCGCGCCAGTTCACCGCCCCGCTCGCCGCGGACCTGGGTCTCGAGACCGCCGTCCTCGACCCGCTCGAGGGCCTGAGCGACGAGACCGCCGACGAGGACTACCTCTCCCTGATGCGCGCCAACCTCGCCGCCCTCCAGGAGGCCAACGCATGCAGGTGA
- a CDS encoding metal ABC transporter ATP-binding protein — MQVRPIQLTGGSVAIAGRPILRGIDLAVSAGEFVALMGANGSGKSTLVRALTGLRELGHGELRLFGTPFAEFHDWHRIGFVPQRPGAASGVPASVWEVVSAGRLTRRRLLRPMSREDRAAVQEALEVVGLADRARDGVSTLSGGQQQRVLIARALAGRPDLFFLDEPTAGVDLANQQALAASLGELKQRGATVVLVAHELGPLAPLVDRSVVMRDGRIVYDGPPLGDHAGPADLGHHGHHHSHEGHDLPPHHDHAPHVAAPLEGGPLEGHS, encoded by the coding sequence ATGCAGGTGAGACCGATCCAGCTCACCGGCGGCTCGGTGGCGATCGCCGGACGCCCGATCCTGCGCGGCATCGACCTGGCGGTCTCCGCCGGCGAGTTCGTCGCGCTGATGGGCGCCAACGGCTCCGGCAAGTCGACCCTCGTGCGTGCCCTGACCGGGCTGCGCGAGCTCGGCCACGGCGAGCTGCGGCTCTTCGGCACCCCGTTCGCCGAGTTCCACGACTGGCACCGCATCGGCTTCGTACCCCAGCGGCCCGGGGCCGCGTCCGGCGTACCGGCCTCGGTGTGGGAGGTCGTGTCCGCGGGACGGCTGACCCGCCGGCGCCTGCTGCGCCCGATGTCGCGCGAGGACCGGGCAGCGGTCCAGGAGGCGCTGGAGGTCGTCGGGCTCGCCGACCGGGCCCGCGACGGTGTGTCCACGCTCTCCGGGGGGCAGCAGCAGCGGGTGCTGATCGCCCGCGCGCTGGCCGGTCGCCCCGACCTGTTCTTCCTCGACGAGCCGACCGCCGGCGTCGACCTCGCCAACCAGCAGGCCCTGGCCGCCTCGCTGGGCGAGCTCAAGCAGCGCGGCGCCACGGTCGTGCTGGTCGCCCACGAGCTGGGGCCGCTCGCGCCGCTGGTGGACCGCTCGGTGGTGATGCGCGACGGCCGGATCGTCTACGACGGTCCGCCGCTCGGCGACCACGCCGGCCCGGCGGACCTGGGGCACCACGGACACCACCACAGCCACGAGGGCCACGACCTGCCGCCGCACCACGACCACGCGCCGCACGTCGCTGCTCCCCTCGAGGGCGGACCGCTGGAGGGCCACTCATGA
- a CDS encoding metal ABC transporter permease, protein MIDLLSLPFMQRALLAALFTGLAAPAIGTYLVQRRLALMGDGIGHVAVTGVALGLLTGTSPTWTAVVVAVLGAVLIEVIRERGHTNGDVALALLFYGGLAGGVLITGLGGQSQSRLQQYLFGSITTISPGDVVVTMVLAAVVIVLCVGLSPQLFAVAQDQEFARVAGLRVRAYNVLVAVLAAVTVTVAMRTVGLLLVSALMVVPVAASQQVTRSFRTTIAAAMALGLFASVGGLLLSAWASIHANVAPGPTIVLLALACFLLIWPVGVWLRHRARLRRPFPIDPQPDHEVCVEQHAEHQHGPDCGHVAVPHGDHVDYVHDGHRHAPHDEHYDEH, encoded by the coding sequence ATGATCGACCTGCTCTCCCTGCCCTTCATGCAGCGCGCGCTGCTGGCCGCGCTGTTCACCGGTCTGGCCGCCCCCGCGATCGGCACCTACCTCGTGCAGCGCCGTCTCGCGCTGATGGGCGACGGCATCGGCCACGTCGCGGTGACCGGCGTCGCGCTCGGGCTGCTGACCGGCACCTCCCCCACCTGGACGGCGGTCGTCGTCGCGGTGCTGGGCGCGGTGCTGATCGAGGTGATCCGCGAGCGCGGGCACACCAACGGCGACGTCGCCCTCGCACTGCTCTTCTACGGCGGCCTGGCCGGCGGCGTCCTGATCACCGGGCTGGGCGGCCAGAGCCAGTCCCGGCTCCAGCAGTACCTCTTCGGCTCGATCACCACGATCTCCCCCGGGGACGTCGTGGTCACGATGGTCCTGGCGGCCGTCGTGATCGTGCTGTGCGTGGGCCTCTCGCCCCAGCTCTTCGCGGTGGCCCAGGACCAGGAGTTCGCCCGCGTCGCCGGGCTGCGCGTGCGCGCCTACAACGTGCTGGTCGCGGTGCTCGCCGCCGTGACCGTCACCGTCGCGATGCGCACCGTGGGCCTGCTGCTGGTCTCGGCGCTGATGGTCGTCCCGGTCGCCGCCTCCCAGCAGGTCACCCGCTCCTTCCGCACCACGATCGCCGCCGCAATGGCCCTGGGCCTGTTCGCCTCCGTCGGCGGGCTGCTGCTGTCGGCCTGGGCCTCGATCCACGCCAACGTCGCACCCGGGCCGACCATCGTGCTCCTCGCCCTCGCCTGCTTCCTGCTCATCTGGCCGGTCGGCGTCTGGCTGCGCCACCGAGCCCGGCTGCGCCGGCCGTTCCCCATTGACCCGCAGCCCGACCACGAGGTCTGCGTCGAGCAGCACGCCGAGCACCAGCACGGTCCCGACTGCGGCCACGTCGCGGTGCCGCACGGCGACCATGTGGACTACGTGCACGACGGTCACCGGCACGCCCCGCACGACGAGCACTACGACGAGCACTGA
- a CDS encoding Fur family transcriptional regulator, with protein sequence MTPLESTPLRPTRQRIAVVEAMSSVGDFRSAKEIHELLGRRGDPVGLATVYRTLQRLAEAGELDVLRTEDGEALYRRCSDTHHHHLVCRSCGLTVEVEGPAVERWTQSIAAEHSFSDVSHSLEIFGTCASCA encoded by the coding sequence ATGACCCCCCTCGAGAGCACCCCCCTGCGACCCACCCGCCAGCGCATCGCGGTCGTCGAGGCGATGAGTTCGGTCGGCGACTTCCGCTCCGCGAAGGAGATCCACGAGCTCCTCGGCCGACGCGGCGACCCGGTCGGCCTGGCTACCGTCTACCGCACCCTGCAGCGTCTCGCCGAGGCCGGCGAGCTCGACGTGCTGCGCACCGAGGACGGCGAGGCGCTCTACCGGCGCTGCTCCGACACCCACCACCACCACCTGGTGTGCCGGTCGTGCGGGCTCACCGTGGAGGTCGAGGGCCCGGCGGTGGAGCGCTGGACGCAGTCGATCGCCGCCGAGCACTCCTTCTCCGACGTCAGCCACTCCCTGGAGATCTTCGGGACCTGCGCCTCCTGCGCCTGA